The Candidatus Jordarchaeales archaeon genome includes a window with the following:
- a CDS encoding 3-isopropylmalate dehydratase large subunit: MRIADIYEELGLDRIWDPEKVVALIDHWTPAPSIDAAVVHATCRRFVKKYGIKNWLDMREGICHVVLPEKGFVKPGDLVVGSDSHTTTYGALGAFATGMGATDMAIVLATGEIWFKVPSTVKFNVEGKLQPMVMGKDIILHIIGEIGVEGASYKAMEFAGNTIRELSMDARFTLCNMAIEAGGKTGIIEPDEKTLQWIKERARQPFKPVYNDPDAEYEEVIDVDVTNLEPQVAKPPSPENSVPVSEVEGVKIDQAFIGSCTNGRLEDLRIAAKILKGRKVADMVRAIVIPASKEVYLKAMKEGLIEIFLEAGCVVCNPTCGPCIGAHLGLLAPGEVCISSSNRNFVGRMGSKDAKIYLASPATVAASAVTGEITDPRKFA; the protein is encoded by the coding sequence CTGCGGATAGCGGACATATATGAGGAGCTGGGCCTAGATAGGATTTGGGACCCTGAAAAGGTGGTTGCACTTATAGACCACTGGACCCCTGCGCCGAGCATCGATGCAGCTGTTGTACACGCTACGTGTAGGAGGTTTGTGAAAAAGTACGGGATCAAGAACTGGCTTGACATGCGCGAGGGTATATGCCACGTCGTCCTTCCTGAGAAGGGATTTGTTAAGCCTGGGGATCTTGTCGTCGGGAGTGACTCGCATACGACGACTTACGGAGCGCTGGGCGCCTTTGCTACTGGGATGGGTGCAACGGACATGGCCATTGTGCTGGCGACAGGAGAAATCTGGTTTAAGGTTCCCTCAACGGTCAAGTTTAACGTGGAGGGAAAGCTTCAACCAATGGTTATGGGTAAAGACATAATCCTTCACATAATAGGCGAGATAGGTGTTGAGGGGGCAAGCTACAAAGCTATGGAGTTTGCAGGTAACACTATTAGGGAGCTCAGCATGGATGCTCGCTTCACCCTCTGTAACATGGCGATAGAGGCGGGCGGGAAAACGGGCATAATAGAGCCGGATGAAAAAACCCTGCAATGGATCAAAGAGAGAGCCAGACAGCCGTTTAAACCAGTCTACAACGACCCCGACGCTGAATATGAGGAAGTCATAGATGTGGATGTCACTAACCTTGAGCCGCAGGTGGCTAAACCTCCAAGCCCGGAAAACTCCGTCCCGGTCTCGGAAGTTGAGGGTGTAAAAATAGACCAGGCGTTCATAGGCTCATGCACCAATGGAAGGCTCGAAGACCTCAGGATTGCTGCGAAGATACTCAAAGGAAGAAAGGTTGCAGATATGGTCAGAGCGATAGTGATACCGGCATCGAAGGAAGTATACTTGAAAGCTATGAAGGAGGGACTGATAGAGATATTCCTCGAAGCAGGCTGCGTGGTCTGCAACCCAACCTGTGGGCCGTGCATAGGGGCGCATCTAGGCCTCCTGGCTCCCGGTGAAGTGTGCATATCATCGTCTAACAGGAACTTTGTTGGCAGAATGGGGAGCAAGGATGCGAAGATATACTTAGCGTCGCCGGCAACTGTAGCCGCCTCGGCCGTCACAGGAGAGATAACAGACCCGCGCAAGTTTGCATGA
- a CDS encoding calcium-transporting P-type ATPase, PMR1-type, whose translation MTEPWHSLPIEEVFKKLGSSRNGLTQSEAKDRLKIYGFNEIKEVAKRHPILLFLDQFKSVLILILIVAALISLALGDVADTIVISFILFLNAVLGFYQEYKAEQAVEALKKMAAPQATVIRDGEKKRIYARELVVGDVVLLEAGDRVPADVRLVEAMNLRIDESALTGESVPVAKDASLIMSKDTLLSNRANMAYMGTVVVRGRGVGVVVATGMNTEFGKIATLVQTVEEEETPLQKKMGELGRKLGAAAVLACVIIFFIGLFRGTELLELFLASVSLAVAVVPEGLPAIVTITLALGVQRMAKRNAIIRRLPAVETLGCATVICSDKTGTITKNEMTVREVYIPHRSLQLTSQENAVLDEKGDQHLRFMFEVASLCNDANVRKDKDKWKIVGDPTEGAILVAAEKLGIKVDELREKHRRIFEIPFESERKRMNTVNLWDGKAIVCVKGAPEVITELTSMILTNGVVREFSEEAKKRILDVNRKMAEKALRILAVAYKEIEVKSTYKEEELEDGLIFLGLIGMMDPPREETKGAVEKCKSAGIKVIMITGDNELTARAIASEVGILEEGGLSMTGAELEKIDVNELEKVVEDVKVYARVSPEHKLKIVTALKNKGHVVAMTGDGVNDAPALKKADIGVAMGVTGTDVAKGTADMVLADDNFATIVSAVEEGRTIYSNIKKATYYLLASNIGELLTILFAMIAGLPLPLTAAQILWINLVTDSFPALALSVEPPEADVMKRPPRDPKAPFIGRASILELLGCGLVMSCVTLLLFSVELGGIFSGNYERAKVVAFMTLVLFQIFNAVNYRSEEKSIFTINPLSNKYLLIGLAIAFALQLVVVYVPQLQPFFETCYLSALDWLYIAAASSTIIVFHEARKAYQRRKTKTTRMLVKAA comes from the coding sequence ATGACAGAACCTTGGCACTCGCTTCCCATAGAAGAAGTCTTCAAGAAGCTCGGTTCCAGCAGAAACGGTTTAACCCAGTCGGAGGCCAAAGATCGACTCAAGATTTACGGCTTTAACGAGATCAAGGAGGTTGCGAAACGCCACCCAATATTGCTCTTCTTAGACCAGTTTAAGAGCGTCTTGATACTAATCCTCATCGTCGCAGCCCTAATCTCTCTCGCCCTCGGAGACGTGGCTGACACGATAGTTATATCGTTCATCTTGTTTCTAAACGCTGTCCTGGGATTCTACCAGGAGTACAAGGCTGAACAAGCTGTCGAAGCTCTGAAAAAGATGGCTGCCCCTCAGGCTACGGTCATACGTGATGGTGAGAAGAAGCGGATATACGCGAGGGAGCTCGTAGTAGGCGATGTCGTCCTGCTGGAGGCTGGAGACAGAGTTCCCGCCGACGTTAGACTAGTTGAAGCGATGAACCTTAGAATCGATGAGTCCGCTTTGACCGGTGAATCCGTCCCCGTAGCCAAAGACGCGTCCCTTATTATGAGTAAGGATACACTCCTTAGTAACCGGGCTAATATGGCTTACATGGGGACCGTTGTCGTAAGAGGTAGAGGGGTCGGAGTGGTTGTTGCCACGGGAATGAACACAGAGTTCGGTAAGATCGCCACACTTGTCCAGACAGTTGAGGAAGAAGAAACTCCTCTCCAGAAGAAAATGGGGGAGCTTGGCAGGAAGCTTGGCGCGGCGGCCGTGCTAGCTTGCGTCATAATTTTCTTCATTGGCCTCTTTAGGGGAACCGAGCTGCTGGAGCTCTTCCTTGCGTCCGTGAGCTTGGCTGTTGCGGTTGTTCCCGAGGGACTGCCGGCAATAGTTACGATAACGCTGGCTTTAGGAGTTCAGCGGATGGCGAAGAGGAACGCAATAATCAGGAGGCTGCCAGCTGTTGAAACTTTAGGGTGCGCGACAGTCATATGTAGCGACAAGACTGGAACTATAACGAAGAATGAGATGACGGTTAGAGAAGTCTATATCCCCCACCGCTCGCTCCAACTTACGAGTCAAGAAAACGCTGTGCTAGACGAGAAAGGCGACCAGCACTTGCGCTTCATGTTCGAGGTCGCATCGCTTTGCAACGACGCCAATGTAAGGAAAGACAAAGACAAGTGGAAGATCGTAGGTGACCCAACAGAGGGAGCTATCCTTGTAGCCGCGGAGAAGCTCGGCATCAAAGTGGACGAGTTAAGAGAGAAGCATCGCAGGATATTTGAGATACCCTTTGAGTCCGAGCGCAAGAGGATGAACACAGTCAACCTGTGGGATGGTAAGGCGATAGTGTGTGTTAAGGGAGCGCCAGAAGTGATAACAGAGTTAACGTCAATGATTCTCACGAACGGAGTTGTAAGAGAGTTTAGCGAAGAAGCGAAGAAGAGGATTCTTGACGTGAACCGTAAGATGGCCGAAAAGGCGCTGAGGATTCTAGCTGTAGCGTACAAGGAAATAGAGGTCAAGAGCACCTACAAGGAAGAAGAGCTGGAAGACGGTCTCATTTTCCTCGGGTTAATCGGCATGATGGACCCCCCAAGGGAGGAGACTAAGGGTGCCGTCGAGAAGTGCAAGAGTGCAGGGATAAAGGTGATCATGATAACAGGTGACAACGAGCTAACGGCCAGAGCAATAGCCAGCGAGGTAGGAATCTTAGAAGAGGGCGGCTTATCTATGACGGGAGCCGAGCTGGAAAAGATAGACGTCAACGAGCTTGAAAAAGTCGTCGAAGACGTGAAAGTCTACGCCCGCGTCTCCCCAGAACATAAGCTCAAGATAGTCACCGCTCTCAAGAACAAGGGGCACGTAGTCGCGATGACAGGGGACGGCGTGAACGACGCCCCAGCCCTCAAGAAAGCCGATATAGGAGTGGCCATGGGTGTAACGGGGACTGACGTAGCTAAGGGAACAGCGGACATGGTTCTAGCCGACGACAACTTCGCCACAATAGTTTCAGCGGTGGAAGAGGGGCGCACGATATACAGCAACATAAAGAAGGCAACATACTACTTGTTGGCGTCAAACATAGGAGAACTGCTAACGATTCTATTCGCTATGATAGCCGGTCTCCCCCTCCCGCTGACCGCAGCTCAAATATTGTGGATAAACCTCGTCACCGACAGCTTCCCAGCACTCGCCCTTTCAGTCGAGCCACCGGAGGCGGACGTGATGAAGCGTCCTCCCAGAGACCCGAAAGCACCATTCATAGGACGTGCATCTATCCTAGAGTTGCTCGGCTGTGGTCTAGTTATGAGCTGCGTCACCCTCCTCTTATTCTCCGTGGAGCTTGGAGGGATATTCTCAGGAAATTACGAGAGAGCTAAAGTGGTTGCATTCATGACACTCGTACTCTTCCAGATATTTAACGCGGTAAACTACAGGTCGGAGGAGAAATCCATTTTCACTATAAACCCGCTTTCGAACAAGTATCTACTTATAGGGCTCGCAATAGCCTTCGCCCTACAGCTCGTTGTAGTCTACGTTCCCCAACTCCAGCCCTTCTTCGAAACATGCTACCTGTCAGCACTAGACTGGTTGTACATAGCAGCGGCTTCAAGCACAATAATAGTGTTCCACGAAGCGAGAAAAGCCTACCAGAGGAGAAAGACAAAGACAACGAGAATGCTTGTAAAGGCCGCGTAA
- a CDS encoding trypsin-like peptidase domain-containing protein: MSSPSEEEVLDLLEKASKSVVNISTVKLVHAMFYQVVPVKGVGSGTIIDSKGYILTNNHVVRGARRISVTLWNGEVFEGEVVGSCLLHDIAVVKVNSDGLPAAELGDSDKLRVGQRVYAIGNPFGLAGGPTVTSGVISALNRTIEAEGGLLLENLVQTDAAINPGNSGGPLVDVRGKVVAISTAIVPFAQGIGFAIPINVAKKCADEIISGRVFSRPWIGIVGLGLTEGVARQYNLPPVEGVLVTRVIEGGPAYRAGIEAGDIILRLDGARIKSVEDLLREIHKRKSGDRVHISILKRGVEEILEVALSEMP; encoded by the coding sequence TTGTCCAGTCCAAGTGAGGAGGAAGTGCTTGACCTCTTGGAGAAGGCCAGCAAAAGTGTAGTTAACATTAGCACGGTAAAGCTTGTCCATGCCATGTTTTACCAAGTTGTTCCCGTTAAAGGCGTTGGTTCAGGGACGATAATAGATTCGAAGGGTTACATTTTAACGAATAACCACGTTGTTAGGGGTGCTAGGAGGATTAGTGTAACTCTCTGGAACGGTGAAGTATTTGAGGGAGAAGTTGTTGGCTCATGCCTTTTGCACGACATAGCTGTCGTTAAGGTTAACTCGGATGGGCTTCCAGCAGCTGAGCTCGGCGACTCGGATAAACTAAGGGTTGGTCAAAGAGTTTACGCTATTGGGAACCCTTTTGGGCTTGCCGGGGGGCCGACTGTCACGTCGGGTGTGATAAGCGCGCTTAATAGAACCATAGAGGCTGAGGGTGGATTGTTATTGGAGAACTTGGTTCAGACAGATGCAGCCATAAACCCCGGGAATAGCGGGGGGCCGCTTGTCGACGTTAGGGGTAAGGTTGTGGCGATAAGTACTGCGATAGTTCCCTTCGCTCAAGGAATAGGGTTCGCTATTCCAATAAATGTAGCCAAGAAGTGCGCTGATGAGATAATCAGTGGAAGAGTGTTTTCGAGACCATGGATAGGGATAGTCGGGTTAGGTTTGACCGAGGGCGTGGCGCGTCAGTACAACTTACCGCCGGTTGAAGGCGTGCTGGTGACGAGAGTGATTGAGGGCGGGCCAGCATACCGGGCTGGAATAGAGGCGGGGGACATTATACTTAGACTTGACGGCGCCAGAATCAAGAGCGTTGAAGACTTGCTTAGGGAGATACATAAGAGAAAGAGTGGAGATAGGG